The following coding sequences lie in one Natranaerobius trueperi genomic window:
- the dnaN gene encoding DNA polymerase III subunit beta yields MKLKIHKDRLMEALQTTQKGMASKNTIPHLNGFYLETTEEETLSIITYDLEMGIKYYLPTEIIEQGSVVVPSKFFDIIRKLPEDQVTISLNKENFLVSVESGQAFFEIKGLDPQEYPKLPKIKENNYFSLPEIALRKMIYQTSFAVSKEETKPAFTGVLFKFSSNENSDKIDMIATDSYRLAWRNGKIVNDDGIEGEYIVPEKALSQLQKVVGEEDTLVKLYLSNGYFYCETENVRLFSKLIDEQFPNLDQVIPQNYQTKVVVDTKILQNSMERASLLASEGSNNIVKLNITEDNLEITSNSPHTGKLKEDLSIYKEGDNLSIALNSKFVIEVLKVLEEDQVELEFTGSYSPMIIRPKDNSQYFHLILPVRAF; encoded by the coding sequence ATGAAATTAAAAATTCATAAAGATAGATTAATGGAAGCTTTACAAACTACTCAAAAAGGAATGGCTAGTAAAAATACAATACCTCATCTTAATGGGTTTTACTTAGAAACGACCGAAGAAGAAACATTATCTATCATAACTTATGATTTAGAGATGGGAATAAAGTACTACCTTCCAACCGAAATAATAGAACAGGGATCCGTAGTTGTACCTAGTAAATTTTTTGATATAATTAGGAAGTTACCTGAAGATCAAGTTACAATTTCTTTAAACAAAGAAAATTTTTTAGTTTCAGTTGAAAGTGGGCAAGCTTTTTTTGAAATTAAAGGATTAGATCCTCAAGAATATCCCAAACTTCCAAAAATTAAAGAAAACAATTATTTTTCACTTCCAGAAATAGCTTTAAGAAAAATGATTTATCAAACTAGTTTTGCTGTTAGTAAAGAAGAGACCAAACCGGCTTTTACTGGAGTGTTATTTAAGTTTTCTTCAAATGAAAATAGTGATAAAATTGATATGATAGCAACAGATAGTTATAGATTAGCATGGCGTAATGGTAAAATAGTTAATGATGATGGAATAGAGGGTGAATATATAGTTCCTGAAAAGGCCTTGTCACAGTTACAAAAAGTAGTTGGGGAAGAAGATACACTTGTTAAATTATACTTATCAAACGGATACTTTTATTGTGAAACAGAAAATGTTAGGTTATTTAGTAAGTTAATTGATGAACAGTTTCCTAATCTAGATCAAGTAATCCCACAAAATTATCAAACTAAAGTCGTGGTAGACACAAAAATATTACAAAACTCAATGGAAAGAGCCTCACTTTTAGCTAGTGAAGGATCTAATAATATAGTTAAGCTAAATATTACAGAAGATAATTTAGAAATAACATCAAATTCACCTCATACTGGAAAGCTAAAAGAAGACCTTTCTATATATAAAGAAGGAGACAACTTAAGTATTGCTCTTAACTCAAAATTTGTGATTGAAGTTCTAAAAGTTTTA